In Populus nigra chromosome 1, ddPopNigr1.1, whole genome shotgun sequence, one genomic interval encodes:
- the LOC133668388 gene encoding leucine-rich repeat protein 1-like has protein sequence MAAQTWIWTRLTVLVTVILTVVNANSEGDALFTLRKSLSDPDNVLQSWDPTLVNPCTWFHITCNQDNRVTRVDLGNSNLSGHLVPELGRLEHLQYLELYKNNIQGIIPTELGNLKSLVSLDLYNNNISGTIPPSLGKLKSLVFLRLNDNRLTGPIPRDLTNVSSLKVVDVSSNDLCGTIPTNGPFEHIPLNNFENNPRLEGPELLGLASYGTNCS, from the exons ATGGCTGCACAGACATGGATATGGACTCGTCTAACTGTCTTGGTAACTGTAATTTTGACTGTGGTGAATGCTAACTCAGAAGGCGATGCTTTGTTTACGCTGAGAAAGAGCTTGTCGGATCCGGATAACGTGCTCCAGAGCTGGGATCCCACTCTTGTTAACCCTTGCACTTGGTTTCACATCACTTGCAACCAGGATAATCGCGTCACTCGCGT GGACTTGGGGAACTCAAATCTATCTGGACATCTAGTACCTGAACTTGGAAGACTAGAGCATTTGCAATATCT GGAgctttataaaaacaatattcaagGAATTATCCCCACTGAGCTAGGTAACTTGAAGAGCCTCGTTAGCTTGGACTTGTACAACAACAACATTTCAGGGACCATTCCTCCTTCACTGGGGAAGTTGAAGTCCCTTGTCTTTTT ACGACTTAATGATAACCGATTAACTGGACCCATCCCCAGGGATCTCACCAATGTTTCAAGCCTCAAAGTTGT GGATGTCTCGAGCAATGATTTATGTGGAACAATTCCTACTAATGGACCTTTTGAACACATCCCTTTGAACAA CTTTGAGAACAATCCTCGACTGGAAGGTCCGGAGTTGCTGGGACTTGCGAGTTACGGCACAAATTGCTCATGA
- the LOC133668377 gene encoding uncharacterized protein LOC133668377 — MLGNYVKKPALELAALSRLQFYREIHGRNKKAMEFIAKGWSALKEVDRVIDYCERNDKRLIPLLRTAKENFQLALEVDNSNTHARYWLSKLHLKYHVPGQNHAIGVALLVEAANMGDPEAQYELGCRLRVENDYVQSDQQAFYYIEKAVEKLHPGALYLLGAVYLTGDCVKKDIASALWCFHRASEKGHVGAAIAYGSLLLRGAQVPEHLTKFSLKRGSSAKKMNRAENTEMNPVERAKEQFQIAAKAGSDLGLKWLQRLEEEENRLLAESHSKEPSSQN; from the exons ATGCTTGGAAATTATGTCAAGAAGCCAGCTCTAGAGCTCGCTGCTCTTAGTCGTCTCCAGTTCTAT AGAGAGATCCATGGTAGAAATAAGAAGGCGATGGAGTTCATTGCGAAAGGATGGAGTGCTTTGAAGGAAGTGGATAGAGTCATTGATTACTGCGAACGCAATGATAAACGTCTTATCCCTCTCCTCAGA ACAGCGAAGGAGAATTTTCAGCTGGCTTTGGAGGTTGACAACTCCAATACCCATGCTAGGTATTGGTTGTCCAAATTGCATCTGAAGTACCATGTTCCAGGGCAAAATCATGCTAT AGGAGTTGCTTTATTAGTGGAAGCTGCAAATATGGGTGATCCAGAAGCACAATATGAATTAGGTTGTCGTCTAAGAGTTGAG AATGATTATGTCCAATCAGATCAACAAGCTTTCTATTATATAGAGAAGGCAGTTGAAAAg TTGCATCCTGGTGCTCTTTACCTTCTTGGTGCTGTATACTTGACGGGGGATTGTGTGAAGAAAGATATCGCCTCAGCTTTGTGGTGTTTCCATAGGGCATCGGAGAAG GGACATGTTGGTGCTGCTATAGCATATGGATCTCTCCTCCTTAGAG GCGCTCAGGTtccagaacatctaacaaaatTCAGTTTGAAGAGGGGTTCATCTGCGAAAAAAATGAACAGAGCTGAAAATACTGAGATGAATCCTGTAGAGAGAGCAAAGGAACAGTTCCAGATTGCAGCAAAAGCAGGATCTGATCTTGGATTAAAGTGGCTGCAAAGACTTGAAGAGGAAGAGAATCGTCTACTTGCGGAGAGTCATTCTAAGGAACCATCCTCCCAAAACTAA